One window of Solirubrobacterales bacterium genomic DNA carries:
- a CDS encoding arsenate reductase — protein sequence MIKVYEKSTCTTCRSLMALLNERGVDFEEVEYHVLGLTEPEVRDLLSMAGIPAAEALRMKEPGASELKTADEDEIIAAMVERPELLQRPFVVVDGEAVLARPVERALELLD from the coding sequence ATGATCAAGGTCTACGAGAAGAGCACCTGCACCACCTGCCGGAGTCTGATGGCGCTGCTGAATGAGCGAGGGGTGGATTTCGAGGAGGTCGAGTACCACGTGCTCGGTCTGACCGAACCGGAGGTCCGGGATCTGCTGTCGATGGCCGGAATTCCGGCTGCCGAGGCGCTCCGGATGAAGGAGCCGGGTGCCTCCGAGCTCAAGACCGCCGACGAAGACGAGATCATCGCCGCCATGGTCGAGCGACCGGAGCTCCTCCAGCGGCCGTTCGTGGTGGTTGACGGCGAAGCGGTCCTGGCCCGCCCGGTCGAACGAGCCCTCGAACTGCTCGACTGA
- a CDS encoding NAD(P)(+) transhydrogenase (Re/Si-specific) subunit beta, translated as MSFLSGGLPLAALEPDSALVALLYVASFTLFIAGLKLGTHPTTARRGNGVAAVGMAVAVLTTLAQKGIGNWGWIIAGIVIGSVIGAVASKRVKMTEMPQMVAIYNGVGGGAIALIAWSEYRHWIHQADQIKQFANEMLPPGLAQAASSHLSVSIPLEVMIPSILAMIIGSISFWGSNIAFAKLQDLIPTHPIGLPGQKLINAALFVLLIAGGIFLSVNNGITELNQPVFIGMLIVAALLGTMVVLPIGGADMPVVIALLNAFTGVSAAAAGIALDNTALIVGGTLVGSSGTILTVAMAKAMNRSIANILFAGFGAPPAAGGGEAEQRPYRSMNAQDAAIQLAYADSVVIVPGYGLAVAQAQHAVKEMANELEKRGVTVNYAIHPVAGRMPGHMNVLLAEADVPYDQLREMEDINPELPQTDVAVVIGANDVTNPAAKTDESSPIYGMPIIEVSEAQQVLVLKRSMSAGFAGIDNDLFYDEKTAMVFGDAKATVNDIVSELGNL; from the coding sequence GTGAGTTTCCTTTCCGGCGGCCTGCCCCTGGCCGCGCTGGAGCCGGACTCGGCTCTGGTCGCGCTGCTCTATGTGGCCTCCTTCACCCTGTTCATCGCCGGACTGAAGCTCGGCACCCATCCGACCACAGCCCGCCGCGGCAACGGGGTCGCCGCGGTCGGCATGGCGGTCGCGGTCCTCACCACCCTGGCCCAGAAGGGGATCGGCAACTGGGGCTGGATCATCGCCGGCATCGTGATCGGTTCCGTGATCGGGGCGGTCGCCTCGAAGCGGGTCAAGATGACCGAGATGCCGCAGATGGTGGCGATCTACAACGGCGTCGGCGGCGGCGCGATCGCCCTGATCGCCTGGTCCGAGTACCGCCACTGGATCCATCAGGCAGACCAGATCAAGCAGTTTGCGAACGAGATGCTGCCGCCCGGTCTCGCCCAGGCGGCCAGCTCTCACCTCTCGGTCAGTATTCCGCTCGAGGTGATGATCCCCTCGATCCTGGCGATGATCATCGGCTCGATCTCCTTCTGGGGATCGAACATCGCCTTCGCCAAGCTGCAGGACCTGATCCCGACCCACCCGATCGGCCTGCCCGGCCAGAAGCTGATCAACGCGGCCCTGTTCGTCCTCCTGATCGCCGGTGGCATCTTCCTTTCCGTCAACAACGGCATCACCGAGCTGAACCAACCGGTCTTCATCGGCATGCTGATCGTGGCGGCACTGCTGGGCACAATGGTGGTGCTGCCGATCGGCGGGGCCGACATGCCGGTGGTTATCGCCCTGCTGAACGCTTTCACCGGTGTCTCCGCCGCAGCGGCCGGTATCGCCCTCGACAACACGGCCCTGATCGTCGGCGGCACCCTGGTCGGCTCCTCCGGCACGATTCTCACCGTGGCGATGGCCAAGGCGATGAACCGTTCGATCGCCAACATCCTTTTCGCCGGTTTCGGGGCCCCGCCTGCGGCCGGTGGCGGCGAAGCCGAGCAGCGTCCGTACCGTTCGATGAACGCCCAGGACGCCGCGATCCAGCTGGCCTACGCCGACTCGGTCGTGATCGTTCCCGGATACGGCCTCGCGGTCGCCCAGGCCCAGCATGCGGTCAAGGAGATGGCCAATGAACTCGAGAAGCGGGGCGTTACGGTCAACTACGCGATCCATCCGGTCGCCGGCCGCATGCCCGGCCACATGAACGTGCTGTTGGCCGAGGCCGACGTGCCGTACGACCAGCTGCGCGAGATGGAGGACATCAACCCGGAGCTGCCGCAGACCGATGTGGCGGTGGTGATCGGTGCCAACGACGTGACCAACCCGGCCGCCAAGACCGACGAGTCCTCGCCGATCTACGGGATGCCGATCATCGAGGTCTCGGAGGCCCAGCAGGTGCTGGTGCTGAAGCGTTCGATGAGCGCCGGTTTCGCCGGGATCGACAACGATCTCTTCTACGACGAGAAGACCGCGATGGTCTTCGGTGATGCCAAGGCCACGGTAAACGACATAGTCAGCGAACTAGGCAACCTGTAG